The proteins below come from a single Biomphalaria glabrata chromosome 10, xgBioGlab47.1, whole genome shotgun sequence genomic window:
- the LOC129928527 gene encoding uncharacterized protein LOC129928527 — MCTLCPRQYVDPSPRHYVDPSPRHYVYPSPRHYVYPSPTHYVYPSPRHYVYPSPRHYVYPSPTHYVYPSLTHYVYPSPTHYVYPSPTHYVYPSPRHYVYPSPRHYVYPSPRHYVYPSPRHYVYPSPRHYVYPSPRHYFYPSPRHYVYPSPRHYVYPSPRPYVYPSPTHYVYPRPRHYVYPSPRHYVYPSPRRYVDPSPRHYVYPSPRHYVYPSPRHFVYLYPSPRRYVDPSPRHYVYPSPRHYVYPSPRHYIYPSPTHYVYSSPTHYVYPSPTHYVYPSPRHYVYPSPRHYVYPSPRHYVYPSPRHYVYPNPTHYVYPSPTHYVYPSPVACKEYGLTIGTLALRQ; from the coding sequence ATGTGTACCTTATGTCCAAGACAATATGTTGACCCTAGTCCAAGACATTATGTTGACCCTAGTCCAAGACATTATGTTTACCCTAGTCCAAGACATTATGTTTACCCTAGTCCAACACATTATGTTTACCCTAGTCCAAGACATTATGTTTACCCTAGTCCGAGACATTATGTTTATCCTAGTCCAACACATTATGTTTACCCTAGTTTAACACATTATGTTTACCCTAGTCCAACACATTATGTTTACCCTAGTCCAACACATTATGTTTACCCTAGTCCAAGACATTATGTTTACCCTAGTCCAAGACATTATGTTTACCCTAGTCCAAGACATTATGTTTACCCTAGTCCAAGACATTATGTTTACCCTAGTCCAAGACATTATGTTTACCCTAGTCCAAGACATTATTTTTACCCTAGTCCAAGACATTATGTTTACCCTAGTCCAAGACATTATGTTTACCCTAGTCCAAGACCTTATGTTTACCCTAGTCCAACACATTATGTTTACCCTAGGCCAAGACATTATGTTTACCCTAGTCCAAGACATTATGTTTACCCTAGTCCAAGACGTTATGTTGACCCTAGTCCAAGACATTATGTTTACCCTAGTCCAAGACATTATGTTTACCCTAGTCCAAGACATTTTGTTTACCTTTACCCTAGTCCAAGACGTTATGTTGACCCTAGTCCAAGACATTATGTTTACCCTAGTCCAAGACATTATGTTTACCCAAGTCCAAGACATTATATTTACCCTAGTCCAACACATTATGTTTACTCTAGTCCAACACATTATGTTTACCCTAGTCCAACACATTATGTTTACCCTAGTCCAAGACATTATGTTTACCCTAGTCCAAGACATTATGTTTACCCTAGTCCAAGACATTATGTTTACCCTAGTCCAAGACATTATGTTTACCCTAATCCAACACATTATGTTTACCCTAGTCCAACACATTATGTTTACCCTagtccagtg